The Nitrospira sp. sequence TGTCGAGGTCGCATTGAATTATGCCCCCTTAAATGGCCCGGCCTCATTCCTCCAGCGCGTCGAAGCGGAGTCATCCCAGGGATCACAGGATCCTGCCTTCCAGCCGATCGAAATTGTAAAACGGACCGACAATATTCCGGTCAGCAGGTAATCGTTACTCACCGTCGGTCTCTCATGAGGTGTGAAATAGAAGGGGGACGCAATGCTTGGCTGCGAGATACACGTCACGAACTCCGCGTTATGTGCATTCCTTCATTGCCAGAGGCTGTCCCTCTTGGATGAGACCAATGCAGAGGGCATACGCAACGAAACGGCCGTACGACGCATCGCGGCAATGCTCCCAATCCGACTCGACCCAGTAGTTCCGCTTTGAGACCCGCTTGAGAAAGTGCTGCGTGGTAAAGGGGCTCTTGCCGTCTCGGAGCAGTCCGTCGAAAAACTCGTTGTAACCGATCGGCAAGCTGGCCACGATTTGTCCACCAGGGGCGAGGCATTGGTTCCGTAAGTGTTCGATGGCGCACAGTATCTTGGCCGGCTCTCGTGGCTCCTCGTCCCATCCGACGTGTTCCAGCGTCGAGATACTCAGAATAAGGTCGTACCGCTCTGTTGGCACAAACTCGACAATGTCCTTGTTGATGACACCGGGAGCCACCTCGTACTTGTCGACCACATCGTGGTGGGTCGGGAAGTAATGCGAGAGCACGTTGCCGACCTCGAGAATTCGTGCGGTCTGATGACGAAGAAGGATCTCCCGGAAGATCGGGATTTCAACGCCACGCTCATTTTTCCAAGTCCTGTTACAGAAGTGATAGAGGTAGGGGTACGATCGCCCATCAAAGGTAAAGGTCTTGGCCCTTGTCCAGCGGGTCAGCGCCATCTTGGCAAAGCGCCAGTAGCGCGCGGATGCGCTCTCGCTGCCGATGGCGGCATTCGTGTAGTCGTAGGTGTAGGGCATGAAGAAAACGGTCACTCAAAGAGAATGCGGGAACCGGGGGACTTCATCTTGAAGATCTGCAGCGCGTTATAGATGCCTTTGGCGGGATGGTTCAGGATCAGACGAGAGTTGGTGATATGCGTATCGAGGAGCTCATATTGCCCGCCACTGTAATACAAGTCGCAATCATCGATTTGACAGTTCTTATAGACGTGATTGTCTAATGCGAGTTTTGCCTTCGTGAAGGTCTGGCCGTCGATAACAATGTAATTTGGTTCGAATTCCATAGAGATTCTTATGGCGAACTATAGCAAAGTAGATGATGGACGTAAACTAGCTCACGTGCAGCGATGAAGCCATGGAGCCAGTCATAAAAATGCTAATTCGGAACGATCCGAAACACATTGCCATTTTGGGTCAGAACATAAAGTTCTCCTGAACTGTCTTGGCCGAAGCTGGTTATTGAAGGTACGGTAAGCAGGGGCCACTCTGTTTGTTCGAGAGCCGAGCCGTTGTTGAATCGAAAACTGCGAACAAAGCCGGCGCAGAAATCGGCGTAGAAATAGGTGCCGTGGATTGCCGGCACTGCCGGGCCTCGATACACGTAGCCGCCGGTGATGGCGCAGGCTCCGTTATCGTGGGTATACTCAAGAATCGGTAAGGTGAGCCCACCGTTATTACAGTTGGCACCGGGATTAAAACAGCTCGATCCTTCCATGAGCCGCCATCCGTAATTCAGTCCGCGTCCGGCATTGGGTCCTTGTGACACATCGACCTCTTCCCGTGCATCCTGGCCGACATCTCCGATATACAGATCGTCGCCGTCAAACGAAAAGCGCCAGGGATTACGGAGTCCATAGCTCCAGACCAATTGATCACCTCCACCGAGAACAAACGGATTTAGTATTCCACTCGTGCACGCTGCTCCGGTGGTCGGATCGATCCGGAGAATCTTCCCCAGCCGACTTGCGAGGTTCTGAGCATTGTTGCTGGGATCCCCTGAGCTTCCTCCGTCACCGACTCCTGCATACAGACAACCATCCGGTCCGAATACCAACATGCCTCCGTTATGGTTGGCAAAGGTCGGATGCGGAATGGAAACTAAGATGACCTGCGAAGCCGGATTGGCGAGGTTGGCATTCGTTGCCGATACCAAAAGCCGAGCGATCGTGATCGCGCCATTGGCATTTGTATAGTAGACGTAGAAGCGGCCGTTAGCATTGTAGTCTGGGTCGAAGGCCAACCCCAGCAATCCTCGCTCCCCCCCACTAGTGATGCCGGTTAGTGAGAGATATGTGGCAAGTACGGTTCCTGCCGCTCGATCAAGAACTTTGATCGTGCCGCCCTGTTCTACGACGAACAAGCGATCGGTGTCGCCCGGGGGAGTGGTGACGAACACCGGGGAGCTGAGATTGCCTGCAACGAGTTGGAGCTTGAGGCTGGTGGACGTTGGGACGGTGTTCGTGTTCTGTGTGTCTCCGCCACTGCTGCATGCGGCGAGGAGTCCGACGAAATACCAACCAAGAGTTATGCGGACGATTGTTTGTCGCATGGTTGAGCGGGTGCTCTGCTTAAAAGACGATCTGTATCCTATCATTCCAACTGGTGGCAAATCGCTAGACAAACGGACGGTGGTGTGTCCATTTCACGGGTCGGCAACGATTAAACACCGTCATCGTCACTATTTCAAACGCCCAGTATTTTGTCTTGATCCGCTCAGTCTAACCCTATAGAATGGCTCAGATTTTCGGGTGGTTAGCTTCTGATTCGACTCCGCCCGCCTAGGGTTTCCCCACTCGCTCATGTACTTTGGATGGGTTGAAGCCACGGAGAGCCGTGTGACATATGGAGTTCGTTTAACCAGCAGGAGGATTGCAAGTGAGTGATTCAGCGATTGTAATCTTTGCACTCATCGCGGCCGTGACCGGTATTGCCTATGGACTGTACCTGGCGATGTGGGTGTTCAAGCTCGACGCCGGCAACGCGAAGATGCAGGAAATCTCAAAGGCCATTCAAGAAGGTGCCAGCGCCTATATGAATCGACAGTACAAAACTGTCGGCTTTGTGGCGGCGGGTTTGTTCGTTGTTCTGGCAGCTGCCGGAGCAGTGTCGGATAAATTCGGCTTACTCACTGCGATCGGTTTCTTGGTCGGCGCGGGAGCTTCGTCCATCGCCGGCTATGTTGGAATGATTATCGCGGTTCGCGCCAATGTGAGAACCGCGCAAGCAGCACATAACGGCATGAACGCCGCCCTGATCGTTGCTTTCCGGGGTGGGGCCGTGACCGGACTCCTGTTGATCGGCCTCGGCCTGCTGGCCATCACTGTGTTCTACACCATTGCACAATCTGTGGCTGGTCAAGAGAAAGCGATTCATGCGTTGTTGAGTCTCGGCTTCGGCGGCAGCTTGATCTCGGTCTTTGCACGCGTCGGCGGAGGGATCTACACAAAGGCAGCGGACGTCGGTGCCGACTTGGTCGGCAAAGTAGAGGCGGGTATTCCGGAAGATGATCCGCGGAATCCAGCTGTCATCGCGGACAACGTCGGTGACAATGTGGGAGATTGCGCCGGAATGGCGGCAGACCTGTTTGAGACCTATGCCGTCACGACGGTGGCGGCGATGGTGCTGGCGTTTACGATGTTCAAGGGAGCCACCGCGCCGATTCTTTATCCGCTGGCTTTGGGTGGAGTGACGATCTTTGCGACCATCATCGGTATTCTCTTTGTAAAGGTCAGTCCGGGCGGTGAAATTATGACCGCCCTCTATAAGGGGTTGTTCGTGGCGGGCGGGATTTCGGCCGCGGCATTTTTCCCAATTACCTCCAAAATCATGGATGGGGTCGGCGGTGTGAGTGGGCTCAGTTACTACTTCGCGGCTTTGATAGGATTGGGGGTGACGCTCGCGCTCGTCTTCATTACCGACTACTACACGTCGAAGAGCTATGAACCAGTGAAGTACATTGCCAAAGCGAGCGAAACCGGCCACGCCACCAACATTATCGCAGGCTTGGCAGTAGGCATGCAGTCGACAGCGGCTCCGGTGGTGGTGATTGCAGCGGCGATTCTCGGCAGCTATTGGATTTGCGGTGGCGCAGAGTCAGGCGGGCTATATGGCGTGGCGGTGGCGGCAG is a genomic window containing:
- a CDS encoding PQQ-dependent sugar dehydrogenase, giving the protein MRQTIVRITLGWYFVGLLAACSSGGDTQNTNTVPTSTSLKLQLVAGNLSSPVFVTTPPGDTDRLFVVEQGGTIKVLDRAAGTVLATYLSLTGITSGGERGLLGLAFDPDYNANGRFYVYYTNANGAITIARLLVSATNANLANPASQVILVSIPHPTFANHNGGMLVFGPDGCLYAGVGDGGSSGDPSNNAQNLASRLGKILRIDPTTGAACTSGILNPFVLGGGDQLVWSYGLRNPWRFSFDGDDLYIGDVGQDAREEVDVSQGPNAGRGLNYGWRLMEGSSCFNPGANCNNGGLTLPILEYTHDNGACAITGGYVYRGPAVPAIHGTYFYADFCAGFVRSFRFNNGSALEQTEWPLLTVPSITSFGQDSSGELYVLTQNGNVFRIVPN
- a CDS encoding sodium-translocating pyrophosphatase — translated: MSDSAIVIFALIAAVTGIAYGLYLAMWVFKLDAGNAKMQEISKAIQEGASAYMNRQYKTVGFVAAGLFVVLAAAGAVSDKFGLLTAIGFLVGAGASSIAGYVGMIIAVRANVRTAQAAHNGMNAALIVAFRGGAVTGLLLIGLGLLAITVFYTIAQSVAGQEKAIHALLSLGFGGSLISVFARVGGGIYTKAADVGADLVGKVEAGIPEDDPRNPAVIADNVGDNVGDCAGMAADLFETYAVTTVAAMVLAFTMFKGATAPILYPLALGGVTIFATIIGILFVKVSPGGEIMTALYKGLFVAGGISAAAFFPITSKIMDGVGGVSGLSYYFAALIGLGVTLALVFITDYYTSKSYEPVKYIAKASETGHATNIIAGLAVGMQSTAAPVVVIAAAILGSYWICGGAESGGLYGVAVAAVSMLSMAGIVVAIDAFGPITDNAGGIAEMSHLGKEVRDITDPLDAVGNTTKAVTKGYAIGSAALAAVVLFAEYSREVAAHNPALAAFDLSNPKVLVGLFLGGMLPFIFGALCMRAVGEAGGLIVEEVRRQFRTIKGIMEGTGKPEYGTCVDIVTQAAIQKMMIPGLIPVLSPVIVGVVLGPQALGGVLVGSIVTGLFVAISMTSGGGAWDNAKKFIEEQGKKGTETHKAAVTGDTVGDPYKDTAGPAINPMIKVINIVALLIVSLIV